CATCATGCCGCCCACGTCAATGCCATTGGCCGAGAGAAGCCAGTAGGTGGCACCCGGCATGCCGCTGTCCCGGATTGTCCAGCCGATGACATGGGCATAGAAATCCCGTGACGCGGCAAGGTCCGGTGTCATCAGGTCGTACCAGATGAATTTCGACATCATAAACTCCGTACACTGATGATTATTGTTGCGGGACCTGGCTCATGTCCATGAAGAAGGGCTCCCAGCGGTGCCCATCCGGGTCGGCGACGGTGCGATTGTACATGAAGCCCAGGTCCACCGCCGGCCGCGGTTCGCTGCCGCCCGCCGCGAGGGCAGAGGCCATTGACTCATCGACAGCCGCGCGGCTGCCCATTTCGAGCGCGACCATCAGGCCCGTGGACGTCTTGGCATCGGGAATCGGCGCGTCGGAGAAACCCTTGAACTTCGCGTGCGTCAGCAGCATCACGTAGTTCTCTTCGCTGATCACCATGCAGGCGGCGGTGTCGTCGCTGAACTGCAGGTTCTGTGCAAAGCCGAGCGCCTTGTAGAACGCAATCGAACGCCCGAGGTCTGTCACAGGCAGATTGACGAAAATCTTTGTCGGCATGGTGTGGTTCCCTTCCTTGTCCGTGCTGAACGCAGATGAAGTGGTGAAGTTCGTGAAGCGGGTCGTCAGTCCTCCTTGCCGTGATGAAAAAGCAGTTCGACGTAGCGGCGCAAATGCAGGATGGACTCCCGTGCGATGGCGATATCATTCCGTGCTTTGGCCAGAATGAAGGCACCTTGAAGGACAGCCTGTGTATGCAACGCCAGGCTTTCCGCCGACCATGATGCCCGCGGCGCGTGCCGGTTCTTGGCAGCAGTGATGATGGCGGCAATGGTCTCCGCATGTTTGCTGATCCCTGCCTCGCAGGCATCGCGGATGGCGGGATTGGAGGCGTAGGTCTCCTGAACCATCGTGCCGAGCAGGCAGGTCGCTTCCGGAATGCTGCGTCCCTCCAGAAGCTCGGCGCGGAAATCGATGTAGGCGATCAGCTGGTCCAGCGGGTCATCATAGGAATGATAGGGAGCCGCTGCGAACATCGCGCCCGTTACCGTGGACCAATGACCCGCCGCCATCACCGCCAGGTCTTCCTTGCTGCGGAAGTGATGGAAGAAGGCTCCCTTGGTCACACCCGCTGCGCGGCAGAGATCATCCACTGACGTGGCTTCATAACCCGTGGTGCGCACCATGGAGAGGGCGGCATTGAGCAGCTTGGTCTTGGCTGTGGTCTGGAGCATGCGAGTGCAATACCGACCAGTTGGTATGCTGTCAAGTGCCCGTGGGCGGCGGTTTTCCTTTGCTCCGGAGGGCCGCTTGACTCCCCGCTCATCTTCGTGCAACCTTTTTTCGGGCGCCAAAATAAAACAACGAAACGAACGTCCAGCTTTCAAAATCCGACTGACACTCCGCCCCCGCGAAGGGCGGTCTTTGGCGTCCATCGCGGATCGAGAAGGCACCAGGAGGATTTGAGAATGAAGCGTGCAATTTATGCGGCGGTCGCCGGAGCCTTGATGCTCGGCGCGTCATCCCTGTCGGCCAACGCAGCCGGCAAGACGATCGCAGTGTCGTGGAAGACATTCCAGGAAGAACGCTGGAAGACCGACGAAGCGGCGATCAAGGCTGCCGTCGAAGCTGCCGGCAACAAGTACATCTCCACCGATGCGCAGGGTTCTGCCCAGAAGCAGGCTGCCGACATCGAAGGCCTGATCTCGCAGAAGCCGGACGTGGTTCTGGTCGTGGCCTTTGACTCGGATGCCATCCTGCCCTCCATCAAGGCGCTCAGCGATGCCGGCATCAAGTCGATCGCCTATGACGTCCAGTTCGAAGATCCGAACGCGCTCTACATCACCTTCGACAACGTGGGCGTGGGCCGCATCATCGCCCAGGAAATCCAGAAGGTGAAGCCGGAAGGCAACTACGCCTTCATCAAGGGCGACAAGGGCGATCCGAACGCCACCTTCCTGTTCCAGGGCATGATGGAAGTGCTCAAGGAAGGTCTCGACTCGGGCAAGATCAAGAACGTCTGTGAAACCTTCACCGATGGCTGGAAGCCGGACAATGCCCAGAAGAACATGGAGCAGTGCCTGACCTCGACCGGCAACAAGGTGGACGCAGTCGCCTCTGAAAACGACGGCATGGCCTCGGGCGTTGTGGCGGCCCTCACCGCGCAGGGCATGGCCGGCATTCCGGTCGGCGGCCAGGACGGTGACCTCGCGGCCATCAACCGCGTCGCCCTCGGCACGCAGACCGTCTCGGTGTGGAAGAACTCCGTGGACCTCGGCAAGGTGGCCGGTGAAGCCGCCAACGCGCTTGCCGAAGGCACAGACGTGACCAAGATCCCGGGCGTTGCCAAGTTCTCGGGCGGCAAGAAGGGCGTGGAAATGAACTCCATCCTGCTTGCTCCGACGCCGATCACCAAGGACAACATCAACGTCGCCATCGACGCTGGTCACATCACCAAGGAACAGGCCTGCGCTGGCGTTGCTGCCGGTGCCGTGCCGGGCTGCTAAGTCAGGCGGCTGACGAAACCAGGGGCCGCGCCTGTTGCAAAATGGGCGCGGCTTTTCTTTAATGAGAAGCAGGATTTTTCCGGAGCGGCCGATGTCAGACACAGCCAACTCAAGCCAGAACCCCGCCTTGCAGACGGAAGGCGCCGTCAAGCGCTTTTTCCGCGCCACGGAAATTGATGCACGCATGCTGGGCATGATCGCTGCACTGGTCCTGATCTGGTGCCTGTTCGATATTGCCAGCGGCATCATGCGCGGCAATTTTGGCGGACTCCTCGGCGGCTCCTTCCTCACGCCACGAAATTTGTGGACACTTCTCGTCCAGACCTCCTCGATCGCGGTCATGTCCACCGGCATGGTGCTGCTGATCGTGATGCGCCAACTCGATCTTTCGGTGGGCTCCATGCTCTCGATGGTGGCCGTCGCCGGCGCCGTTCTGCAGGTCTTCAAGCTCGCGCCGGTGCTCGGCGTGGGCCACTGGTCAATCTGGATGATCGGCGTGCTCGCCTGCATCGCGCTCGGCGCGGCGGTGGGCGCATTCAACGGCTGGCTCACGGCCTATGCCAAGATCCCCGCCTTCATCGTCACCCTCGGCGGATTGCTCGCCTACAGCGGTATCGCT
The nucleotide sequence above comes from Hyphomicrobiales bacterium. Encoded proteins:
- a CDS encoding substrate-binding domain-containing protein, producing MKRAIYAAVAGALMLGASSLSANAAGKTIAVSWKTFQEERWKTDEAAIKAAVEAAGNKYISTDAQGSAQKQAADIEGLISQKPDVVLVVAFDSDAILPSIKALSDAGIKSIAYDVQFEDPNALYITFDNVGVGRIIAQEIQKVKPEGNYAFIKGDKGDPNATFLFQGMMEVLKEGLDSGKIKNVCETFTDGWKPDNAQKNMEQCLTSTGNKVDAVASENDGMASGVVAALTAQGMAGIPVGGQDGDLAAINRVALGTQTVSVWKNSVDLGKVAGEAANALAEGTDVTKIPGVAKFSGGKKGVEMNSILLAPTPITKDNINVAIDAGHITKEQACAGVAAGAVPGC
- a CDS encoding lactoylglutathione lyase; protein product: MPTKIFVNLPVTDLGRSIAFYKALGFAQNLQFSDDTAACMVISEENYVMLLTHAKFKGFSDAPIPDAKTSTGLMVALEMGSRAAVDESMASALAAGGSEPRPAVDLGFMYNRTVADPDGHRWEPFFMDMSQVPQQ
- a CDS encoding TetR/AcrR family transcriptional regulator, yielding MLQTTAKTKLLNAALSMVRTTGYEATSVDDLCRAAGVTKGAFFHHFRSKEDLAVMAAGHWSTVTGAMFAAAPYHSYDDPLDQLIAYIDFRAELLEGRSIPEATCLLGTMVQETYASNPAIRDACEAGISKHAETIAAIITAAKNRHAPRASWSAESLALHTQAVLQGAFILAKARNDIAIARESILHLRRYVELLFHHGKED